A window from Toxoplasma gondii ME49 chromosome IX, whole genome shotgun sequence encodes these proteins:
- a CDS encoding ubiquitin carboxyl-terminal hydrolase (encoded by transcript TGME49_288510) — MESRMGKKSKQRCGMFPYGGSNVGAGLSHDAAEITTDENSACSTGLECSERCVHPQSILEKRLEVPGTAQVSTFHVEEDCGGIRVLTDHLRIRCCSPMLPELNCALLDDSGTRETQHGGDGDHGGVTQELFVDSENHDFAFSRTEGGETVQERWCRLLTPFPPFLISLWARQLQLQQAALDKGLLPLPLHNPSSFCFLAASLQALASLSPLLDLLHGLTYLRLLRKHLGAANSSPYLDSISVRACQNKQCDFGVSSLHDEDVQEREAADFHPTPRSRFASDLSPSGQTLRRKLVDSPRELPHILLTCFLNLNRGLYVPSLSGLRAATDVGPCKEPQSDDKDLNSLTDREQNAVKTPVDRSVLASIQSDDNETPADNYGGCGFETVEWILDSGRSAGAVSSLFDLLQTLECALGSTASLSAKTLDTAEACPDSLDEISRHEAKRNFREGRAECRRCDDTHNILTRVSEASRLSSATLERERRQILKTHQSKTTVTQHGMAAAVYREICRAAHTRFPGDVRHFGGASGSDMFMQEQDAHEFLQALLEELDEDCHCAGQLCSQLSDILEDAIANISTEDLHKTGRQTHSHTTSLRTNGRPQNTNPNRRFYTGTKDGTTACQNVLGENQKKHQTHDVRPGVDNEMVVGSTSGPSISSQQQKEILPNDRHRKATALRFARPQMRGVFSGEIAEFTRCLVCGYCAPERLVPFFCLQLSLGSAHECKFLSSPPSLQDLLRSTLGPQRVDGVECLLCSAVATLEKLQWRLRRDPFLGAARRHFNAYSRPEKAEPADFDTSRDGREGDKPLANSSGVQVQQLTPTRSKHTLGGVYEPIACGAAESVATASVDSLVSSDLDKRFPPELGVPGLFSPMWTLPATLLQGYVHRWAVVGQLKKFFALREGLIVRENLGPERGALTALQVPSQPQSSDESGISKDHGTNAKDEDGMLDAIKLYAGGFWNAVRRPKEKVQRVEQLPQVLIIQLSSLHITPYGQIYKQLGRCSFPLVFDASSLFGTASDHAKRRHGYLHCGSYSYPQTPHSKPGTLSPKSKERGMANIATTDEPRTRPVAKWQSGSVGSETNECLHKEKVNTWSKGPLYELRAVISHLGCSASTGHFVCYRRWDARTFGPGHGVRSLLEGFCANSGVRTPGASAENEGIQLQTDLGYHRNPALCKLKEEKDIRPTASGHSLSSHLSTPSAGRPNSESAPLVLKSGPDLVAESISRCIDETVRFHSACVAGREGDDLQSEEMTKSKDTGQYDKPDSHYQRDALDARNAWTKARLDTWFRRSTLLGASNASFVRVSDSCVRLVSVEEAMTTAPYLLFYQVASPAVC; from the exons ATGGAGTCTCGAATGGGTAAAAAAAGTAAACAGCGATGTGGCATGTTCCCCTACGGAGGTTCAAATGTAGGAGCTGGTCTTTCTCACGACGCGGCGGAAATTACCACTGACGAGAACAGCGCATGCTCTACAGGTTTAGAATGCAGCGAAAGGTGTGTGCATCCACAGAGCATACTCGAAAAGCGACTGGAAGTTCCTGGCACAGCACAGGTGTCTACCTTTCACGTTGAAGAAGATTGTGGGGGCATCCGGGTTCTTACCGACCACCTGCGCATCCGATGTTGTTCTCCTATGCTACCGGAATTAAACTGTGCGCTGCTAGATGACTCTGGCACGAGGGAAACGCAACATGGAGGTGACGGCGACCATGGCGGTGTAACACAGGAGCTCTTTGTGGATTCAGAGAACCATGATTTTGCTTTCTCGAGAACGGAAGGCGGTGAAACTGTTCAGGAACGGTGGTGTCGGTTGCTGACGCCTTTTCCACCGTTCCTGATATCGTTGTGGGCCCGACAGTTGCAGTTGCAACAGGCCGCTCTGGACAAgggtcttcttccccttcctctgcACAATCCGTCGTCattctgtttcctcgccgCGTCTCTTCAAGCCCtggcttctttgtctcccctACTCGATCTCCTTCATGGGCTCACATACCTTAGGTTGCTTCGCAAGCACCTCGGCGCTGCGAACTCGTCTCCGTATCTGGATTCGATATCGGTGCGAGCGTGCCAAAACAAGCAGTGCGATTTTGGTGTGAGTAGCCTCCACGACGAGGATGTGCAAGaacgagaagctgcagatTTTCATCCGACTCCAAGGTCAAGGTTTGCTAGCGATTTATCCCCTTCTGGTCAAACCCTGAGACGGAAGCTCGTCGATAGTCCGCGTGAGCTTCCGCACATTCTATTGACCTGCTTTCTAAATCTCAACCGTGGCCTGTATGTGCCATCTTTGTCAGGCTTACGCGCCGCCACCGATGTGGGTCCGTGTAAAGAGCCACAAAGCGACGATAAGGACCTTAACTCTCTGACTGATCGGGAACAAAATGCTGTGAAAACGCCTGTAGACCGTAGTGTGCTCGCGAGCATCCAGAGCGACGATAACGAGACGCCTGCTGACAACTATGGTGGCTGCGGGTTCGAAACGGTGGAGTGGATACTGGATTCCGGCCGTTCCGCTGGTGCCGTTTCATCTTTGTTTGATCTCCTGCAAACCCTCGAATGCGCGCTTGGTTCAACGGCCAGCCTGAGCGCCAAGACCCTGGATACGGCAGAGGCCTGCCCGGACAGCCTGGATGAGATTTCACGGCATGAAGCGAAGCGAAATTTCCGCGAAGGGCGGGCTGAGTGCCGCAGGTGCGACGACACTCACAACATTCTTACAAGAGTAAGTGAGGCGTCACGGTTAAGCTCGGCCACTCTGgagcgagaaaggcgtcAGATTCTGAAGACCCATCAGAGCAAGACAACGGTGACGCAGCACGGCATGGCCGCTGCAGTGTACAGGGAAATATGCCGTGCTGCGCACACTCGTTTTCCAGGTGACGTCAGACATTTCGGTGGAGCTTCCGGCAGTGACATGTTTATGCAAGAGCAAGACGCACACGAGTTCCTTCAAGCGCTTCTGGAGGAATTAGATGAGGACTGTCACTGTGCTGGACAGTTGTGCTCCCAGCTCTCAGACATCCTTGAGGACGCAATTGCAAACATCTCAACAGAGGACTTGCACAAAACAGGACGGCAAACTCACAGCCATACTACGTCATTGAGGACGAACGGAAGACCTCAAAATACCAACCCCAACAGGCGATTCTATACGGGCACGAAAGACGGTACCACGGCATGCCAAAACGTGCTGGGAGAAAATCAGAAGAAACACCAAACGCACGACGTCAGGCCTGGAGTCGACAACGAAATGGTTGTGGGTTCGACTTCAGGCCCTTCCATATCTTCTCAGCAACAGAAGGAAATCCTGCCTAACGACCGCCACAGAAAAGCCACTGCCCTTCGATTTGCTCGCCCGCAAATGAGAGGAGTCTTTTCGGGGGAAATCGCTGAATTCACTCGGTGTCTTGTTTGTGGCTACTGCGCGCCAGAGCGGCTCGtcccgtttttctgtttgcagCTGTCGTTGGGTTCTGCCCATGAATGCAAATTTCTCTCGAGTCCGCCTTCCCTCCAGGATCTTCTCCGTTCTACGTTGGGGCCGCAGCGGGTGGACGGCGTAGAATGCCTACTTTGCTCTGCCGTAGCGACATTGGAAAAGCTTCAGTGGCGCCTTCGGAGAGACCCTTTCTTGGGCGCAGCCCGCCGCCATTTTAATGCATACTCTCGACCGGAAAAAGCGGAACCTGCAGATTTCGACACTTCCAGAGAcggccgagaaggcgacaaacCCCTGGCAAACTCCTCCGGTGTTCAAGTGCAACAACTCACGCCCACTCGTTCAAAACACACGCTGGGCGGTGTGTACGAGCCGATCGCTTGTGGCGCGGCAGAGTCGGTAGCTACCGCGTCTGTAGATTCCCTGGTGTCGTCCGACTTGGACAAACGGTTTCCGCCAGAGCTAGGCGTCCCGGGTTTGTTTTCACCGATGTGGACATTACCTGCGACTTTACTCCAAGGGTACGTCCACCGCTGGGCCGTCGTCGGGCAGCTGAAAAAGTTCTTTGCCCTCCGGGAAGGCTTGATCGTGAGGGAAAATTTGGGGCCAGAACGGGGTGCGCTGACGGCTTTACAGGTACCGTCACAGCCGCAGAGTTCAGATGAATCAGGGATATCCAAGGACCATGGGACAAACGCAAAGGACGAGGACGGTATGCTCGACGCCATAAAGCTTTACGCCGGTGGATTCTGGAACGCAGTTCGACGCCCGAAGGAAAAGGTTCAACGCGTTGAGCAGTTGCCACAAGTCCTCATTATCCAG CTCAGCTCATTACACATCACGCCATATGGGCAAATATACAAGCAGCTGGGACGCtgctcctttcctcttgtaTTTGACGCGTCATCACTTTTCGGGACTGCGAGTGATCAtgcgaaaagaagacatgGTTATTTGCATTGCGGCAGCTATAGCTATCCGCAGACCCCGCACAGCAAGCCGGGAACGCTTAGTCCGAAATCTAAAGAGCGAGGGATGGCAAACATTGCAACCACCGACGAACCGCGAACTAGGCCAGTCGCCAAATGGCAATCTGGGAGTGTTGGGAGTGAGACAAATGAATGCCTACACAAGGAAAAGGTGAACACTTGGTCGAAAGGCCCGCTGTACGAGCTCAGGGCTGTCATTAGTCACCTAG GTTGCTCTGCTTCAACTGGGCACTTCGTTTGCTACCGACGCTGGGATGCCCGAACGTTCGGACCGGGACATGgagttcgttctctcctAGAGGGATTTTGTGCGAATTCGGGCGTTCGGACGCCAGGTGCAAGTGCCGAAAATGAAGGGATTCAACTGCAGACTGATTTGGGTTACCATAGAAATCCAGCGTTGTGCAAGCTtaaggaggagaaagataTACGCCCAACTGCTAGTGGCCATTCGCTGTCGAGCCACCTTAGTACACCTAGCGCAGGCAGACCCAATTCGGAAAGTGCGCCACTGGTTCTCAAATCAGGTCCCGACCTCGTCGCCGAGAGTATTTCCAGGTGTATAGACGAGACCGTTCGCTTCCACAGTGCTTGCGTAGCGGGCAGGGAGGGAGATGATCTCCAATCAGAAGAAATGACCAAAAGCAAGGATACTGGGCAGTACGACAAGCCCGACAGTCATTATCAAAGAGATGCACTTGATGCTCGCAACGCGTGGACCAAAGCGAGGCTGGATACGTGGTTTCGCCGGAGCACCTTGCTAG GGGCGTCAAATGCATCGTTTGTTCGAGTGTCGGACTCCTGCGTTCGGCTTGTCAGTGTGGAGGAAGCCATGACGACAGCACCGTATCTTCTGTTCTACCAGGTTGCCTCACCTGCTGTCTGTTGA